The Pseudomonas pergaminensis nucleotide sequence TCGATCGCATTGAAGCCTGCGCGGTCGAACGCGGCTGCCATTTCCACCTGGCCGTTGACGCCCTGCTCACGCAGTACGGCAACCTGTGGGCGAATGCCTTTCTTGATGTAAGGCGCGGCGATGTCCTGGTTGACGTCGAAGCTGAGCTTGGTGCTCAGGCCCGGGTTGTCTTCTTCCAGGATCACGTCGAACTCCTGCTCGGCGCAGTCGGCGTTATCACGCAGGCGTTGGATCTGGTAGCTGGTCTCGGCCCACTGGCGTTGCAGCAAGCGGCGCTGACCGGCAAATACAGTGTCGCCGTTGAACGAGATGTTGATCTCGCCGTTGTTGATCGGCTGGCCGATCACGGCCACGCAGTCGTCCAGGCCAGCGGCGCTGAATTGAGCGAGTACGTCCGGGGTAGCGTCCTGGCGAACCTGGATCACCGCACCCAACTCTTCGTTGAACAGGATGCCGTTGATCTCGGCAGCATCCTCGGCAACGCTGTCGAGCACGATGTTCAGGCCGCAGTGACCGGCGAAGGCCATCTCGACAACGCTGGTCAGCAAGCCGCCATCGGAACGGTCGTGGTAAGCCAGCAGGTGGCCGTCGGCGTTCAAGCCCTGGATCACGGCGAAGAAGGCTTTGAGGTCTTCGGCGTCATCGACGTCCGGTGCCTGCTTGCCGAGCTTGCCATGGGTCTGCGCCAGGATCGAGGCGCCCATGCGGTTCTGGCCACGGCCCAGGTCGATCAGGATCAGGTCGGTGGTGCCCTTGTCCATGCGCAGTTGCGGGGTCAGGGTCTGGCGAATGTCGGTGACCGGTGCGAAACCGGTGACGATCAGCGACAGCGGCGAGGTGACGCTCTTGTCGGTGCCGTCTTCGTTCCAACGGGTGGCCATGGACATGGAGTCCTTGCCCACCGGAATGGTGATACCCAGTTCCGGGCACAGCTCCATGCCGACCGCTTTGACGGTGTCGTACAGGCGCGCGTCTTCACCTGGGTGGCCGGCAGCGGACATCCAGTTGGCCGACAGTTTGATGTCGGACAATTTACCGATGCGCGAAGCGGCGATGTTGGTGAGGGTTTCACCAATGGCCATGCGGCCCGACGCGGGAGCGTCCAGCAGGGCCAGCGGCGTACGCTCGCCCATGGCCATGGCTTCACCGGTGTAGACGTCGAAGCTGGTGGCGGTGACGGCAACGTCAGCCACCGGGACCTGCCACGGGCCGACCATTTGGTCACGGGCCACCAGGCCGGTGATGGTGCGGTCGCCGATGGTGATCAGGAAGCTTTTGCTCGCCACGGCCGGGTGGTGCAGCACGCGTTCGATGCTGTCGGCCAGTTCCAGTTGGCTTGGGTCGAAATCATCGCCCAGCTCGGCTTCACGGACCGCCGAACGGTGCATGCGCGGGGCTTTGCCCAGCAGCACTTCCAGCGGCATGTCCACCGGGCTGTTGCCGAAGTGGCTGTCGGTAACCGTCAGCTGCGGTTCGGCAGTGGCTTCGCCGACCACGGCAAACGGGCAACGCTCGCGTTCGCAGATGGCCTGGAAGCGCGCGAAGTCTTCAGCGCCGACCGCCAATACGTAGCGCTCCTGGGATTCGTTGCTCCAGATTTCGTGCGGGGCCATGCCCGGCTCGTCGTTTGGAATGTTGCGCAGTTCGAAACGGCCACCCCGGTCGCCATCGTTGACCAGTTCCGGGAAGGCGTTGGACAAACCACCGGCGCCGACGTCGTGGATGAAGCTGATCGGGTTCTTGTCACCCAACTGCCAGCAACGGTCGATGACTTCCTGGCAGCGACGCTCCATCTCTGGGTTTTCGCGCTGTACGGAAGCGAAGTCCAGGTCTGCCGAACTGGTGCCGGTGGCCATGGAGGAAGCCGCACCGCCGCCCAGTCCGATCAGCATCGCCGGGCCGCCGAGGACGATCAGCTTGGAGCCGACCAGGATCTCGCCTTTCTTTACGTGTTCTTCACGGATGTTGCCCATGCCGCCGGCCAACATGATTGGCTTGTGGTAGCCGCGCACTTCATCCCCACGCGGAGTGGTGATGGATTGTTCGAAGGTACGGAAGTAACCGGTCAGCGCC carries:
- the purL gene encoding phosphoribosylformylglycinamidine synthase, coding for MLILRGAPALSAFRHSKLLEQLSQKVPAVTGLYAEFAHFADVTGVLTADEQQVLARLLKYGPSVPVQEPNGRLFLVLPRFGTISPWSSKASDIARNCGLDKIQRLERGIAFYVAGQFSDAEAELIASSLHDRMTQIIVSQLEQAAGLFSHAEPKPLTAIDVLGGGRAALEKANTELGLALAEDEIDYLVNAFNGLKRNPHDIELMMFAQANSEHCRHKIFNASWDIDGESQEKSLFGMIKNTYVMHSEGVLSAYKDNASVIVGSVAGRFFPDPETRQYGAVQEPVHILMKVETHNHPTAIAPFPGAATGSGGEIRDEGATGRGAKPKAGLTGFTVSNLQIPGFEQPWEVPYGKPERIVTALDIMIEGPLGGAAFNNEFGRPALTGYFRTFEQSITTPRGDEVRGYHKPIMLAGGMGNIREEHVKKGEILVGSKLIVLGGPAMLIGLGGGAASSMATGTSSADLDFASVQRENPEMERRCQEVIDRCWQLGDKNPISFIHDVGAGGLSNAFPELVNDGDRGGRFELRNIPNDEPGMAPHEIWSNESQERYVLAVGAEDFARFQAICERERCPFAVVGEATAEPQLTVTDSHFGNSPVDMPLEVLLGKAPRMHRSAVREAELGDDFDPSQLELADSIERVLHHPAVASKSFLITIGDRTITGLVARDQMVGPWQVPVADVAVTATSFDVYTGEAMAMGERTPLALLDAPASGRMAIGETLTNIAASRIGKLSDIKLSANWMSAAGHPGEDARLYDTVKAVGMELCPELGITIPVGKDSMSMATRWNEDGTDKSVTSPLSLIVTGFAPVTDIRQTLTPQLRMDKGTTDLILIDLGRGQNRMGASILAQTHGKLGKQAPDVDDAEDLKAFFAVIQGLNADGHLLAYHDRSDGGLLTSVVEMAFAGHCGLNIVLDSVAEDAAEINGILFNEELGAVIQVRQDATPDVLAQFSAAGLDDCVAVIGQPINNGEINISFNGDTVFAGQRRLLQRQWAETSYQIQRLRDNADCAEQEFDVILEEDNPGLSTKLSFDVNQDIAAPYIKKGIRPQVAVLREQGVNGQVEMAAAFDRAGFNAIDVHMSDILAGRVDLNEFKGLVACGGFSYGDVLGAGEGWAKSALFNSRARDAFQGFFERNDSFTLGVCNGCQMMSNLSELIPGSEFWPHFVRNRSEQFEARVAMVQVQESNSIFLQGMAGSRMPIAIAHGEGHAEFESEEALLEADLSGTVALRFVDNHGKVTETYPANPNGSPRGITGLTSRDGRVTIMMPHPERVFRAVQNSWRPEEWNEDGAWMRMFRNARVWVN